A part of Streptomyces sp. DSM 40750 genomic DNA contains:
- a CDS encoding asparagine synthase-related protein, translating into MRWLVGWSSTAAGAPVIGSAGATGLDGESVHPVGSHLLWGDPDPLWAVGDWRPDEVRVVKADAQTKIAVLGICGASDEQLRVGLFAARGGALRHLTAWPGSYTAIVQVGRRVTVCGDLAGARPVFYTPWAGGTAYATAALPLADLIEANLDFGHLAALLAAPDVPDALHDSTPYDGVRRIPPGHALILRAGAREIAGYEPVASLAVAAPSADPASAVDAVRDALVEAVRTRLSAPRHVPDVDPGPVPGMGPAERRAARGMPVPGIGADLSGGPASGTLALLAAGLPGAPGTVLGHGTGAGERLLAVTFNDLATSGREAELERAGTLAANPRLHHVVVTGGEEVLPYADLEGPLTDEPGPSLVTAALHRARLASGSADHFTGYGARQVLDAHPARLADLLMDRKRRHLVRPVAALAKADGSVMVPARVYGAARKLARTPYRAGVEVLADRLMQRRFEEPGGATGASLAALNWARPGPAARWLTGEALAEVSIRLGAMTGRPSVGPGQRPGDFRARAALARHATDLRILEQAAEIRSQRLHAPFLDNQVVRACRALPEALRVQPGARAAILRTVLEGAGITDLPPGWGAPSHATSAAAARTGLRAAADTLITLFDTPLLAQAGLVEARVVRKALRAAAEGEPLPLDGLADLVSLELWLRRLLSRRGTCWTGTPARQRAVPAGITPQRGALGAGATARWG; encoded by the coding sequence ATGCGGTGGTTGGTGGGATGGAGCAGTACCGCCGCTGGCGCACCCGTCATCGGTTCCGCCGGCGCCACCGGGCTCGACGGCGAGAGCGTGCATCCGGTCGGATCCCACCTCCTGTGGGGCGACCCCGACCCGCTGTGGGCCGTCGGCGACTGGCGCCCCGACGAGGTGCGCGTCGTCAAGGCCGACGCCCAGACGAAGATCGCCGTCCTCGGTATCTGCGGCGCCTCCGACGAGCAGCTGCGCGTGGGCCTGTTCGCCGCCCGAGGCGGCGCCCTGCGCCATCTCACCGCCTGGCCCGGCAGCTACACCGCCATCGTCCAGGTCGGCCGCCGGGTGACGGTCTGCGGCGACCTCGCGGGTGCGCGACCCGTTTTCTACACGCCCTGGGCAGGCGGCACCGCGTACGCGACGGCCGCCCTCCCCCTCGCCGACCTCATCGAGGCCAACCTGGACTTCGGGCACCTGGCCGCCCTGCTGGCCGCCCCCGACGTACCGGACGCCCTCCACGACTCCACTCCGTACGACGGCGTGCGCCGCATTCCCCCGGGGCACGCACTGATCCTGCGCGCCGGTGCCCGCGAGATCGCCGGCTACGAGCCCGTCGCGTCCCTCGCGGTCGCCGCCCCCTCCGCCGACCCGGCCAGCGCGGTGGACGCCGTCCGCGACGCCCTCGTGGAAGCCGTACGGACCCGCCTCTCCGCCCCCCGGCACGTACCCGACGTCGACCCCGGCCCCGTGCCCGGCATGGGCCCGGCCGAGCGCCGCGCCGCCCGAGGGATGCCGGTCCCCGGCATCGGCGCCGACCTCTCCGGCGGCCCCGCCTCCGGCACCCTGGCCCTGCTCGCCGCCGGCCTGCCCGGCGCCCCCGGCACGGTCCTCGGCCACGGCACGGGCGCCGGCGAACGTCTCCTCGCCGTCACCTTCAACGACCTGGCCACCTCCGGCCGCGAAGCCGAACTGGAACGCGCGGGCACCCTGGCCGCCAACCCCCGCCTCCACCACGTGGTGGTGACGGGCGGCGAGGAGGTACTCCCGTACGCCGACCTGGAAGGCCCCCTGACCGACGAACCGGGTCCGTCCCTCGTGACGGCCGCCCTGCACCGCGCCCGCCTGGCCTCCGGCAGTGCCGACCACTTCACCGGCTACGGCGCACGCCAGGTCCTGGACGCCCACCCGGCCCGCCTCGCCGACCTCCTCATGGACCGCAAACGCCGCCACCTGGTCCGCCCGGTCGCCGCCCTCGCCAAGGCCGACGGCTCGGTGATGGTCCCCGCGCGCGTGTACGGCGCCGCACGGAAACTGGCCCGCACCCCGTACCGAGCCGGCGTCGAGGTCCTCGCCGACCGCCTGATGCAACGCCGCTTCGAGGAACCCGGAGGCGCGACGGGCGCCTCCCTGGCAGCCCTCAACTGGGCCAGACCGGGCCCGGCGGCCCGCTGGCTCACCGGCGAGGCCCTGGCGGAAGTATCGATTCGCCTGGGCGCGATGACCGGCCGCCCGAGCGTGGGCCCCGGCCAGCGCCCCGGCGACTTCCGCGCCCGCGCGGCCCTGGCCCGTCACGCCACGGACCTGAGGATCCTGGAACAGGCCGCGGAGATCCGTTCCCAGCGCCTCCACGCCCCCTTCCTCGACAACCAGGTCGTCCGCGCCTGCCGTGCCCTCCCCGAGGCCCTGCGCGTCCAGCCGGGCGCCCGCGCCGCCATCCTCCGTACGGTCCTGGAGGGCGCCGGCATCACCGACCTCCCACCCGGCTGGGGCGCCCCCTCCCACGCCACCTCCGCCGCCGCGGCCCGCACCGGCCTCCGCGCAGCCGCCGACACCCTGATCACCCTCTTCGACACGCCCCTCCTGGCCCAGGCGGGCCTGGTGGAGGCCCGAGTGGTCCGCAAGGCCCTCCGCGCGGCGGCAGAGGGTGAACCCCTCCCCCTGGACGGCCTGGCCGACCTGGTCTCCCTGGAACTCTGGCTACGTCGCCTGCTCTCCCGCCGCGGCACCTGCTGGACGGGCACACCGGCGAGGCAGCGGGCGGTACCGGCAGGCATCACGCCGCAGAGGGGCGCGCTGGGAGCGGGGGCGACGGCGAGGTGGGGGTAG